DNA from Candidatus Limnocylindrales bacterium:
CGACCTTCGACTCGAGCAGGCGCGAATGCTCTTCGATCTCGGCGCGCAGCTTCTTCTCCTGGTCGGTCGCGGCTTCGGCGCGCTGCTTGGCGACGAGCAGCTCGCCGACGCTCGCGCGGATCGAGCGCCGCATTGCTTCGAACTGGCGCGCGAGCATGCCGATCTCGTCGCTCGACTGCACCGCCCGGATCTCCTGGTCGAGATTGCCCGTCGCGATCGCGGCGGCTTCCTCGGCGAGCTGCGTGAGCGGGCTCAGCAGGCGGCGGCTCGTCCAGATCGAAGCGACGAGTCCCATCACGCCGACGAGGCCGGCCACCAGCATCGCGAGCGACACCGAGCGCGCGAGCACGAGACGTCCGTGCGCGACCGCAGCTTCGGCACGTCGCTGGATCGGCGAGAGATCGAAACCGAGAACGAGCCATCCCCATTCCCGTCCGCCGACCGTCAGCGGCCGCGTGATCTCGACGACCGAACGCCCGTCGTCGCCATGCAGGAAGCGCGGCTTCTCGGTCGGAGTTTCGGTCGAGCGGCTGCCGACCTGCCGTGAGTCCGTGTGCACGATGACCACGCGGCTCGAGTTGACGAGATATGCGTAGGCGAGGTTTTCGTTTTTCGCCTGCAGGCCGCGCACCGTGTCGGTCAGGAACGTGAAGTCGTAGCCGGCGATCGCGATCTCCATGCTCGCCGCCATGCCGTCGGCAAGAAGCTTTCCGCGCTCGACCATGCTGCGCTCGAGCTCGGCCGACGCCTTGTTGATCTCGTTGGTCAGCACGTCGGACTGGCGCAGCATGAGGATGACCGACAGCACGGCGATGCACAGGAACAGCGCGACCGCACCGGCGAACGCGAGCCGCAGGTGCAGCCCGTAGCCGCGACGCAGCCAGGCAAGCGCGCGGCGGATGCCTGGCCGGCGTTCTGGCATCGAGGTCGTGACTGCTGCCGGTTCCGCCATTGCCGGTTACTTCCTGTGCGACCGCGTCGGTCGCGGACGGCTCGAGGACGCAGGCTTCGCCGCTTCCTTCTTTGCTGCAGCGGCGGGTGTCGGCTGTGCGTGATGTTTTTCGTCGCCGCCGGGCGGTGTGCGGGCTTCGGCCGGAGCTGCAGCGGATGGCACGGCCACGAAGCTGTCGAACCCGAGCATCGCAAGCACGTCGGTCCCTCCGGGAACGTCGGGCAGCCGCAGCAGCAGATCGCGCAGCCGCTCGGCCTGGCGGTGCTCGGCCTGACTCGACGCAAATACAGGAGGAAGCCGGACTTCCGGCGAGAATGCGAGAACGCGCAGCCGCTCCGCTTCCGCGGCGTTGGTGCGCGCCAGCTGCTGGTACTCCTGACTCGTCACCAACGCGGCATCGACCTGCCCGAAGCTGAGCGCGAGCAGCGCATCGACGTCCTTCGGCACCGGGACGATCCTTGCCGAATCGGCGGCCAGATGGAACGCATCGAGCACCGCCTCCGGCGAGCCGTTGCTCATCGAGTGCACGGTCGCAGCGATCGAGCCGTGCGCAAGGTCGTCGATCGAATCGATGCCGGGCCTCGTCATGAGCGCCTTTCGATAGGTGCTCTTGCCGTGATGCAAGGGCTCGGCGATGACGGTCAGCGAAAGCCCGGGCAGCGGTGCGGGGCTGCCCGCGAGCCAGGCCGGAGCCATCAGGAATTCCGGCGGCGCCTCCTTCATCTGTCGTTCGAAGTCTTCGTATTTGGTGAACGCCTGGAACGACACCGGCACGCCGCCGGCAGCGAACGAAGCTTCGACCGCGGCCGTCAGCTTGCCGAGGTCGGGAGGGCGCCAGTCGGGACTGAAAAAGTAGAGCAGCGCCGTGCCGGGCTGCCGCGCGACTGCGGCGGGCGGAGGCTCGAGGGACGGCAGTTCCTGTGCTGCGCAAACGCCGCGTACCGCGGGCGAGGCGGCCAGAAGGACGGCCGCAAGGAGTCTCCGCACGAGCACCGCGGCAGTCTAGCATGCACGCCAACCCGCGCAGGCCGGCGGCGACCGGCCGCAGCACCGAGAATCCCGGCCGGCAATCCCGGCTGTCGGGCTCAGCGCCGCGCTGGCGACGGATACCGTTCACGCTACGTTGCGCCTCGTGCTCGACGCCGCCGACGAAGGCTTCCATGCCTGGCCCGCCGATCCGGGAACCACGTGGAAGGAAAACTGGTACTGGAACCTTGCCGACCGTGCGGCCGGCGTGTGGGGTTTCTGCCATGCGTCGTTCGTGCGCTCGCACGGCAAAGCGGTCTTCGCGGCGTGTTTCATGGTCGACGGTCGCGTGCGCTTTCACCGCAACGAGATCGATATCGCCGCAGGGCCTGCGCTCGACGACGGAACGCTCGCAGTCAGGATCGTCAGTCCGCACGAGCATCATCACGTCGTCGTCGACACGTCCGAATACCGGCTCGACCTCGATTATCGCGCGCGCTTCGCGCCGTTCAGCTACTCGGCAAGGAAGCTTGCCGCCAACCGTCAGTCGATTCCGCATCTTCGCCTGAAGCGCTACGAGCAGGGCATGCGCGTTTCCGGAACGCTGACGCGCAAGGACGACGCGCGCGTGACAGCGATTGACTGCCTCGGCCATCGCGATCACAGCTGGGGAAAGCGCGACGAGTCGAAGATCGACGGCTGGAACTGGGCCGCCGTGCAGCTTCCCGAAAAGACCATCAATCTCACGCGCTCGTTCAGCGGGGACGCGTACAACATCAACGGGTTCGTGTCCGGTGCCGACGGCAACGTGGGTGTCGTCGAAGTGGATTTCGAGACGCTCGAGACCGAAGCCGACGGCCGCACGCCCGTCGCCACGCGCTACACGTTCCGCGACGAGCGCGGGCAGCAGTGGCATCTGCGCTCGCGGAGGTTCTCGGATCTGTTCGAGCCGCTGCGCGAGCTTCGCGCCGCCCAGAAGACGATCATCTTCGAGAATTTTGCGGACTATGAGCTCGAGGAAACCGGCGAGAA
Protein-coding regions in this window:
- a CDS encoding HAMP domain-containing sensor histidine kinase, which translates into the protein MAEPAAVTTSMPERRPGIRRALAWLRRGYGLHLRLAFAGAVALFLCIAVLSVILMLRQSDVLTNEINKASAELERSMVERGKLLADGMAASMEIAIAGYDFTFLTDTVRGLQAKNENLAYAYLVNSSRVVIVHTDSRQVGSRSTETPTEKPRFLHGDDGRSVVEITRPLTVGGREWGWLVLGFDLSPIQRRAEAAVAHGRLVLARSVSLAMLVAGLVGVMGLVASIWTSRRLLSPLTQLAEEAAAIATGNLDQEIRAVQSSDEIGMLARQFEAMRRSIRASVGELLVAKQRAEAATDQEKKLRAEIEEHSRLLESKVGERTAELQATAERLTEFDRLKSEFLGNVSHELRTPIAAISSAAKIIQRYSDRDANSAKRFSKVIIEESERLTRLINDLLDISKIESGVGEWQLKPIADPYELLEHVEMTFRPLYQESGVELLLTGDDELPVIFGDRDRLIQVFANLCSNSLKFTPRGGQVRIDARVAPYGEATALRVTVTDSGPGIPEDEREIVFERFRQGGGGAKPRGTGLGLAICREVMRYHAGAIWAEGPEEGGTRMVVVIPSLAALGGESLA
- a CDS encoding PhnD/SsuA/transferrin family substrate-binding protein, with the protein product MLVRRLLAAVLLAASPAVRGVCAAQELPSLEPPPAAVARQPGTALLYFFSPDWRPPDLGKLTAAVEASFAAGGVPVSFQAFTKYEDFERQMKEAPPEFLMAPAWLAGSPAPLPGLSLTVIAEPLHHGKSTYRKALMTRPGIDSIDDLAHGSIAATVHSMSNGSPEAVLDAFHLAADSARIVPVPKDVDALLALSFGQVDAALVTSQEYQQLARTNAAEAERLRVLAFSPEVRLPPVFASSQAEHRQAERLRDLLLRLPDVPGGTDVLAMLGFDSFVAVPSAAAPAEARTPPGGDEKHHAQPTPAAAAKKEAAKPASSSRPRPTRSHRK